Part of the Halopenitus persicus genome is shown below.
TTCTCGTCCGTCGGGGGACCGTGCGTACTCCAACGCGTGTGGCCGATCCCGACCCGCCCGTTCTGCCCGGTGAACGCGAGCTCCGATCGGAGATCCGACACCTCCCCCTCACACTTGCTGATCGCGAGTTCGGATCCGTTCTGCATCGCGATGCCGGCCGAATCGTACCCACGGTACTCGAGGTTTTCGAGGCTTCCCAGCAGCGCTTCGAGGGAGTCGTCGTCGCCGACCCGGGCAGTGATGCCACACATCAGACCGTCACCTCCGACGCGTCGTCGGTCGACCGTCCGGTCCACCGGGCGTGCTTGCGCGGACGCGTCGAGGAGCGGTCGGTCCCCTCCACACAATGCGGGTTTGTGAATCGCATACCGCCAGAAGGGTCGAGACTACCTTTGTTATACAGCGACTGGCACAGCCGGGGGTGGAACGACCCCCGGTAACGACCTGCTACTCCCGCCGCTCGACGTCGATCCGATGGTTTCGAGTTCTAGCCCAACGATTTCCGGGTTCCAGTCCAATCGGTTTCGGGTCCCAACCCAACGGTTTCCGGGTTCCAGTCCAATCGGTTTCGGGTCCCAACCCAACGACTTCCGGTCCCAACCCAACGACTTCCGGTCCAACCCAACGATTTTTGATCCGGTTTCAAGCGGTTCGGCTCCGGGTTCGACGATCCGAAGCCATCACGAACGCGTTCCGAACCGTGATGCGGGGACGACCGGCGCGAAGTCAGGCGTTCACCGCCAGGTGGCCAACGAGACGTACGCCCCCTGCTTCGCCGTTATCCACTCGGTCGTGTGTCGATCCTCCCCGGGATCGACCGGATGAAGCGTACATTCCTCGGAACCATCGTCGTATCTCACGATCGTCGCCTCGATCACCGACCCCCGCGTTCCGGATCCGTCAGTCGTTCTCATCACGGGTGATAGCTGATGGCCTTGCTCGCATTGTTATGCGCTTCCTACCGGTCGGTTCCGGACGGGTCGTCGAACCTCGTCCAACCGATCGGGTGCTGGCGTGACGGTTACCGACTCACCGTGGGATGGTGGCCAGCTGTCGTTCGGGATCATACAATTACAACTATATTATTGTAATATAACGGCGGGTAACAGACGACATCGTTCATCACAGTTCGCCACGATTCACCATCGTTCGTCATCACGGGCGATCGCGGAGAGCGTCGTCGTGGGAGTGAGTGGTCCCCGACGACGAGTAGCCGCCGTCTACTAATCCTCCAGTCCGTCCAATCCCGACCCGGTATGAATGCACAGCGCGTACTCGTTACGGGTGGATCGGGCTTCATCGGGGGAGCGATCGTCGAGTCCCTTCGGGGCAGAACGGACCTCCGGATACTTGACGTCGATCCCGGGCCCGATCCGCCGGCCGACGTTCGCCTGATCGAGGGGGACGTTCGTGATCAGCACACCGTCGACGAGGCTGCCGCCGGCGTCGACGTGATCTTTCATCAGGCGGCGCTCGTCAGCGTCGAGGCATCGATCGCCGACCCGACGGAAAGCAACGCGATCAACGCCGCCGGCACGCTCCGGGTGCTCGAGGCGGCCCGCCGACACGACGCACGGGTCGTCGTGGCCTCGAGCGCGGCGATCTACGGCGAGCCCGAGCGCGTTCCCGTCGTGGAGACGGACCCGCTCGTTCCGACCTCGCCGTACGGACTGGACAAGCTCGCGGCGGACCACTACGTACGGCTGTATCACGAGCTGTACGGTCTCGAGACGGTCGCGCTTCGATACTTCAACGCCTACGGACCGGGACAGTCGGGCGAGTACGCCGGCGTCATCTCCGCGTTCCTCGAGCAGGCTCGAAACGGGGATCCGATAACGGTTCACGGGGACGGCGAGCAGACGCGTGACTTCGTTCACGTCGACGACGTCGTTCGAGCGAACCGTCTGGCCGCGGGGACGGACGACGTCGGCGCCGCATACAACGTCGGGACGGGCGAGTCGGTGAGCATCACCCGGCTCGCGGAACTCGTCAGGGACGTCGTCGGGAGCGACTCCCCCATCGTGTACGAGGACGCCCGTGACGGGGACATCCGCCACAGTCGTGCCGACCTCTCCCGGTCCCGCGATCGACTGGAGTATGAACCCGCCATCGGACTCGCGGACGGGCTCGAAACGCTCGCTGGAACCGGCTAGCGGCGCGGGTGGTGGACC
Proteins encoded:
- a CDS encoding DUF7511 domain-containing protein; its protein translation is MRTTDGSGTRGSVIEATIVRYDDGSEECTLHPVDPGEDRHTTEWITAKQGAYVSLATWR
- a CDS encoding NAD-dependent epimerase/dehydratase family protein, producing the protein MNAQRVLVTGGSGFIGGAIVESLRGRTDLRILDVDPGPDPPADVRLIEGDVRDQHTVDEAAAGVDVIFHQAALVSVEASIADPTESNAINAAGTLRVLEAARRHDARVVVASSAAIYGEPERVPVVETDPLVPTSPYGLDKLAADHYVRLYHELYGLETVALRYFNAYGPGQSGEYAGVISAFLEQARNGDPITVHGDGEQTRDFVHVDDVVRANRLAAGTDDVGAAYNVGTGESVSITRLAELVRDVVGSDSPIVYEDARDGDIRHSRADLSRSRDRLEYEPAIGLADGLETLAGTG